AGGGGGCCAGGGCCGCCACCAGGGTCGGGAGGAGCCAGGGGCCGAGGAGCCCCGGCTGCAGGTAGCTGTAGCGCACCCCGGGGGCCAGCGCGAGCAGCACCGGCTGCAGCAGGAAGGCCAGCGCCACGACCAGGACGCCCCGGGCTCGCTCCTCGGCCGCCAGCGTGGCCGCCCCGAGCACGATGGTCCACCCGGCGGCGATGAGCGAGAGGTGCGGCGGGCTCCACAGCGTCACGTCGAGGCCGAAGAGGCGGTGCCACACCTCATCAAAGGGGGCCGAAGCGAGGAACCAGGCCGCGCCCAGTGCGGAGAGCCACAGGCCCCGGGGCGCGGTGGAGCGCAGCGACCTCTCCCGGGCCAGCGCGACACCGTGCGCCTGCCAGAGCCCGACGGCCACCGACGCCACCACCAGGAGGGCACCCCCGTAGATGACCAGGTGCGGGGGAATCCAGAAGCTCTCGCGGCCGACCCGGACGTGCCAGCTGATGTCCCAGTTCGTGCCGGCCCCGATGAGGAAGGCCCCGGCCAGCACGAGGACGGCGGTGCGGAGGTAGGAAGCACGGTCGGCCGCTGCAGCCGCGAGCGAGGTCAGCGGCCGCGCCACCGTGCCTGTCGTCCCTCCCGGCGTGGTCATCGCTTCACACCCTGACAGCACTCAGGCCGGCGATGCGGACGCCCGGGCGGCCAGGCGGCGCACCCAGGCGATCGCGGTGGGCAGCACCAGGGCCAGCGCGTGGTCGGGAAAGGCCCGGCGCAGGGCAGTCACGATCGCGGCCTCCTCCTCGCCCCTGGCGAACGCGTCCCGCACCACCGCCTCCACCGTGTCGTGGTAGTGCGCCTGCAGGGTCAACAGCTCCGGGCCGCCGGGCGGGCCGTGCCCGGGGACGAAGACCTCGGCGCCGCGGGCGCGGAGCGCCTCCAGTCCCCGCCGCACGCCGTCGGGGGAGGCATCCTCGTAGTTGAAGTGGTACCGGTGGAAGACCAGGTCGCCGGTGAGAGCCACCCCCTGACCGGGGAGGTGGAGGAAGGCATCGCCCGGGGTGTGCCCCCACCCGGGGTGCCAGACCTCCACCTCCAGGCCATCGAGGTGCAGGGTCACCCCCGTGGAGAAGGTGACCGTCGGACGGACGGGCTCGGCGTCGTCGAAGAGCCCGGCGAGCGCCGGGACGGCG
This DNA window, taken from Armatimonadota bacterium, encodes the following:
- a CDS encoding MBL fold metallo-hydrolase → MTAPFNVSPGGRLQESRPHERVLVWTLGGEELATSYGTNAVALLGDDGVVLVDPLVAPAHARLVDAALRRHTAAPVRLVVLTHHHTDHALGASWFAARGIPVLAHAACAERIAAEHPGLIAARRAVPALAGLFDDAEPVRPTVTFSTGVTLHLDGLEVEVWHPGWGHTPGDAFLHLPGQGVALTGDLVFHRYHFNYEDASPDGVRRGLEALRARGAEVFVPGHGPPGGPELLTLQAHYHDTVEAVVRDAFARGEEEAAIVTALRRAFPDHALALVLPTAIAWVRRLAARASASPA